GAGCATGGGTGGCGATGTCGATGTCCTTCACCGGCCGGCCGAGCCACGCATCGCGCACACAGCCGCCGACGAAGCGCGCATCGGCGCCGCCCGACGCCAGGGCATCGAACACGGCGAGGCTTTCGGGCGCGGTCATCCAGGGTTGGGGCGACAGGCGTGCGGCAACGGTCATGGCGCGCGACGCTATCCGATTCCCGTTTCCCGTTCCACCGTTGTCAGTTTGGTCCCTCCCCCGCCTCCCGCACGGCGGCGCCCAGCACGTCGCGCAGGTTCACCAGCATGCCGGCGGTCGCTCCCCAGATGTAGCGCTGCGGATAGGGGAAGGCATAGAACCAGCGCGGTTTGCCCAGGAATTCGCGGCTGTGGCGCTGCGGGTTGGACGGGTCGAGGATGAAGGACAGCGGCACCTCGAACACCTCCGCCACCTCGGTCGGGTCGGGCGTCAGCATGAAGGGCGGCGTCACCACGCCCACCACCGGCGTCACCCGGAACCCGGTGCGCGTGACATAGGTGTCCAGCCGGCCGACGATCTCGATCCGGC
The Azospirillum sp. TSA2s DNA segment above includes these coding regions:
- a CDS encoding CoA pyrophosphatase, which encodes MSTDAVVENAVHSNRMPPRAAAKIRGDHDLNPEMGPPSTLREAAVLVPLVDRPEELTVIFTQRTTTLSAHAGQISFPGGRMEPEDGSPEETALRETAEEIGLERGRIEIVGRLDTYVTRTGFRVTPVVGVVTPPFMLTPDPTEVAEVFEVPLSFILDPSNPQRHSREFLGKPRWFYAFPYPQRYIWGATAGMLVNLRDVLGAAVREAGEGPN